The following coding sequences are from one Vicinamibacterales bacterium window:
- a CDS encoding DUF533 domain-containing protein: MFVRGALGRSGRKRARRAQRFLGGGGGFLTASTVMAAVGVAWGLYDSMRAEQSGAAASGGTTGSPVAVPSLVLPPSVARVVRLAVSAASADGTLSDAERAAILAEAAKAGVEAPTDLELTARRPLAEIVAGVTGDAERRDLYVLAFTIVRADEGVSGAERIYLAQLAHALGLAPEAAAAIERETAAAIDGAGPAPA; this comes from the coding sequence ATGTTCGTTCGGGGCGCCCTCGGCCGATCCGGACGCAAGCGCGCGCGCCGGGCCCAGCGCTTCCTGGGCGGCGGCGGCGGGTTCCTGACCGCCAGCACGGTGATGGCGGCAGTGGGTGTCGCGTGGGGCCTCTACGACTCCATGCGCGCCGAACAGTCCGGCGCCGCGGCGTCCGGCGGCACGACCGGCAGCCCCGTGGCGGTGCCGTCGCTCGTCCTGCCGCCGAGCGTCGCGCGGGTGGTGCGTCTGGCCGTGTCGGCCGCGTCCGCGGACGGCACGTTGAGCGACGCCGAGCGGGCGGCCATCCTGGCCGAGGCCGCCAAGGCCGGCGTCGAGGCCCCGACCGACCTCGAGCTCACCGCCCGGCGGCCGCTCGCCGAGATCGTCGCCGGCGTGACGGGCGATGCCGAGCGCCGCGACCTCTACGTGCTCGCCTTCACGATCGTGCGGGCGGACGAGGGCGTGTCCGGCGCCGAGCGGATCTACCTGGCCCAGCTCGCGCATGCCCTCGGCCTGGCGCCGGAGGCGGCGGCCGCCATCGAGCGTGAGACCGCCGCCGCCATCGACGGCGCCGGCCCGGCGCCCGCCTAG
- a CDS encoding TIGR00266 family protein, whose translation MPGRRAHDIDFTIHGNEMQYVEVELDPGEAAVAEAGAMMYMTEGIQLETIFGDGSKQQSAGVMDALLGAGRRILTGESLFMTVFTNQAGGKQRVAFAAPFAGKILPMDLRAIGGHLICQKDSFLCAARGVSIGIAFQRKIGAGLFGGEGFIMQKLEGDGLCFVHAGGSVHSLDLGAGETLRVDTGCLVALQPSVTYDIQFVGKVKTALFGGEGLFFATLRGPGKVWLQSLPLSRLADRIYKAAPQTGRRKEEGSVLGGLGDLLDGR comes from the coding sequence GTGCCCGGCCGGCGCGCGCACGACATCGACTTCACGATCCACGGCAACGAGATGCAGTACGTCGAGGTCGAGCTCGATCCGGGCGAAGCGGCCGTCGCCGAGGCCGGGGCGATGATGTACATGACCGAGGGGATCCAGCTCGAGACCATCTTCGGCGACGGCAGCAAGCAGCAGAGCGCGGGGGTCATGGATGCGCTGCTCGGGGCGGGCCGCCGCATCCTCACGGGTGAGAGCCTGTTCATGACCGTGTTCACGAACCAGGCGGGCGGCAAGCAGCGCGTGGCGTTCGCGGCGCCGTTCGCCGGCAAGATCCTGCCGATGGACCTGCGCGCCATCGGCGGTCACCTCATCTGCCAGAAGGACTCGTTCCTGTGCGCGGCCCGGGGCGTGTCGATCGGCATCGCGTTCCAGCGGAAGATCGGCGCGGGCCTGTTCGGTGGCGAGGGCTTCATCATGCAGAAGCTGGAGGGGGACGGACTCTGCTTCGTCCACGCCGGTGGGTCGGTTCACTCCCTCGACCTTGGGGCCGGCGAGACGCTGCGGGTGGACACCGGGTGCCTCGTGGCGCTGCAGCCGAGCGTGACCTACGACATTCAGTTCGTCGGCAAGGTGAAGACGGCGCTGTTCGGCGGCGAGGGCCTGTTCTTTGCCACCCTGCGGGGGCCGGGCAAGGTGTGGCTCCAGTCGCTGCCCCTGAGCCGCCTGGCCGACCGGATCTACAAGGCCGCGCCGCAGACGGGCCGGCGCAAGGAGGAGGGGTCGGTGCTGGGCGGGCTCGGGGACCTGCTGGACGGGCGGTAG
- a CDS encoding MBL fold metallo-hydrolase, which yields MRAFRVFFAAALLVAAALPGFAQPRTADIDKRGLKRSDFPRLGKIAENVYTFEGIHPPNFTTVSLIVVGRDGVLVADGQGSPGETQAMLDAIKTVTDTPVRWYVFGSDHGDHTGGNSVLPKDITFIVHPNSRAQLERDAATVMGRNLKAVADALTKGATPPTPRPPVIVPAEAMTGDRQTVDVGGMEVQVLFLGRAHTGGDLNVYLPKQRILFMSEVYLNRVFPAMRSAYPSEWVKAIDRALAMDVDRYIPGHGFIEEPKVAREELVEYQKALQYVIGEVRRLHRLDLSPEDAVKQANWGPYADWMLADQQSVIAIRKVYEELEGTLK from the coding sequence ATGCGTGCATTTCGCGTCTTCTTCGCCGCGGCCCTCCTCGTGGCCGCGGCCCTGCCGGGGTTCGCCCAGCCCCGTACCGCCGACATCGACAAGCGCGGGCTCAAGCGGTCGGATTTCCCCCGCCTCGGCAAGATCGCCGAGAACGTTTACACGTTCGAGGGGATCCATCCCCCCAACTTCACGACCGTCAGCCTGATCGTGGTGGGACGCGACGGCGTGCTCGTGGCCGACGGGCAGGGCTCCCCGGGCGAGACGCAGGCGATGCTCGACGCCATCAAGACGGTCACGGACACGCCCGTGCGCTGGTACGTGTTCGGCTCCGACCACGGGGACCACACCGGCGGCAACTCGGTGCTGCCGAAGGACATCACGTTCATCGTGCACCCGAACTCCCGGGCGCAGCTGGAGCGCGATGCGGCCACCGTGATGGGACGCAACCTGAAGGCCGTGGCCGACGCCCTGACGAAGGGGGCCACGCCTCCCACGCCGCGCCCCCCGGTCATCGTGCCCGCGGAGGCGATGACCGGCGATCGCCAGACGGTGGACGTCGGCGGGATGGAGGTGCAGGTCCTCTTCCTGGGCCGCGCGCACACCGGCGGCGACCTGAACGTCTACCTGCCGAAGCAGCGCATCCTGTTCATGAGCGAGGTCTACCTGAACCGCGTGTTCCCGGCCATGCGCTCCGCGTATCCGAGCGAGTGGGTGAAGGCGATCGACCGGGCGCTGGCCATGGACGTCGATCGCTACATTCCGGGGCACGGCTTCATCGAGGAGCCGAAGGTCGCCCGCGAGGAGCTGGTCGAGTACCAGAAGGCGCTCCAGTACGTGATTGGCGAGGTGCGGCGGCTGCACCGCCTCGACCTGTCGCCGGAGGACGCCGTGAAGCAGGCCAACTGGGGGCCCTACGCGGACTGGATGCTCGCCGACCAGCAGAGCGTCATCGCGATCCGCAAGGTCTACGAAGAACTCGAAGGCACGCTGAAGTGA
- a CDS encoding DUF6526 family protein, producing the protein MTSQSAANHAHHPVPTYVASVLWLAAVVLLAGDPWFGGNTHDPGVILLALSLFFVIGMSRWYTVKLQDRIIQLEMLVRCARVLPAGDDELLTQLSPKQIVALRFASDEELGALLHRAVREQMTPGAIKQAITKWRPDYLRT; encoded by the coding sequence GTGACCAGCCAGTCGGCCGCCAACCACGCGCACCACCCGGTGCCCACCTACGTCGCCTCGGTGCTCTGGCTGGCCGCGGTCGTGCTGCTCGCGGGGGATCCCTGGTTCGGCGGGAACACGCACGACCCGGGCGTGATCCTGCTGGCGCTGTCGCTCTTCTTCGTCATCGGCATGAGCCGGTGGTACACGGTGAAGCTCCAGGACCGCATCATCCAGCTCGAGATGCTGGTGCGGTGCGCGCGCGTGCTGCCCGCGGGCGACGACGAGCTCCTGACCCAGCTGTCCCCCAAGCAGATCGTGGCGCTGCGCTTCGCCTCCGACGAGGAGCTCGGCGCGCTGCTGCACCGCGCCGTGCGCGAGCAGATGACGCCGGGCGCGATCAAGCAGGCCATCACGAAGTGGCGGCCGGACTACCTGCGCACCTGA